Proteins encoded by one window of Anguilla rostrata isolate EN2019 chromosome 9, ASM1855537v3, whole genome shotgun sequence:
- the LOC135264290 gene encoding protocadherin alpha-13-like isoform X14: protein MKLSDVKSGRNALLFFVLLCIWNRATAQIRYSIPEELQPGAVVGNIAKDLGYEVEKLTERGLRIVSGSKQQLFTVNERNGELLVKENVDREALCGRSSECFVSIKTVLDHPLEVQHVEVDITDINDHSPSFSAKERRLEIAESATAGTRFPLESAHDPDVGTNSLRSYRLSQNKYFDLEVQDDSDDSKVPVLILQRTLDREINAEHILILSAFDGGNPARTGTLNISVSVLDINDNAPAFDQQTYKVTLLENVPVGIFVVKVHATDPDSGPNGEIEYSFGNTFRSKILELFDLDARTGEIRVKGRIDYEENKVHKIDVQATDKGPVPMSVHCSVIVKIEDVNDNTPDIEVMSLSDVISEGARAGTTVALISVSDGDAGENAQIVCQLSEGVPFELKPSFRKNFYSVISTGPLDRETTPVYIMTITARDLGTPPLSSTTEIAVRLSDVNDNSPRFSENNYMLYLHENNVPGTSIFSVSATDADEQENAIVSYALWKNLPDDRINPFLNINPENGIVYALKSFDFETLKTFQFQVVAKDSGTPSLSSNVTVKVFILDQNDNAPVILSPVSANGSAEGVEEIPRNVIAGHSVAKVRAYDADIGYNAWLSFSLQHATDASLFGLERYTGQIRTLRSFTETDEAEHKLVIVVKDNGNVSLSATATVIIKAVEPKEAFAASDTKSAVQTEEENNVTFYLIITLSSVSALFLLSIIGLIVMQCSKPPDYSPKYSRDPNYADTSGNGTLCHSIQYRSGDKRYMLVGPRMSIGSAIVPGSNANTLVLADSRRSASEPKAPNADWRYSASLRAGMQRSALPSPSGSCSTLGAHGGVISDAGSSGCSGAELAHRVQRSWRC from the coding sequence ATGAAATTGAGCGATGTAAAGAGCGGGCGGAACGCTCTGTTGTTTTTCGTGTTGCTTTGCATTTGGAACAGAGCGACCGCGCAAATTAGATACTCTATACCCGAGGAATTACAGCCCGGGGCTGTTGTAGGCAATATCGCTAAGGATTTGGGATATGAGGTGGAGAAGCTGACGGAGCGCGGTTTACGCATCGTGTCTGGATCCAAACAACAGCTATTTACAGTGAATGAAAGGAATGGCGAATTACTGGTGAAGGAAAACGTTGACAGGGAAGCGCTTTGCGGTCGAAGCTCGGAATGTTTTGTCAGTATAAAAACGGTGTTGGACCATCCCTTGGAGGTCCAGCACGTGGAGGTGGATATAACGGATATAAATGACCATTCTCCCAGTTTTTCAGCAAAAGAAAGGCGATTGGAAATAGCGGAGTCAGCGACGGCAGGAACTCGATTTCCTTTGGAAAGCGCGCACGATCCTGACGTAGGTACTAATTCATTACGTTCATACCGTTTGAGTCAGAACAAATATTTTGACCTAGAAGTACAAGATGATAGCGACGACAGCAAAGTCCCCGTGTTGATATTACAGAGAACCTTAGACAGAGAAATAAATGCCGAGCACATCTTAATCTTGTCAGCTTTTGACGGAGGCAATCCAGCTCGAACTGGCACGCTcaacatttctgtttcagtgCTTGACATTAATGATAACGCACCTGCCTTTGACCAGCAAACCTATAAGGTCACACTGCTGGAGAACGTGCCGGTAGGGATATTTGTGGTGAAAGTTCATGCCACTGACCCGGATTCCGGGCCAAACGGGGAAATTGAGTACTCATTCGGTAACACTTTCCGCAGCAAAATACTGGAACTGTTTGACCTGGATGCCCGAACTGGAGAGATACGCGTTAAGGGGAGGATAGATTACGAGGAAAATAAGGTGCACAAGATTGATGTCCAGGCCACTGATAAAGGCCCAGTCCCCATGTCCGTTCATTGTAGCGTCATAGTGAAGATAGAGGATGTCAACGACAACACACCGGATATTGAAGTGATGTCTTTATCCGACGTGATATCGGAGGGCGCTCGCGCCGGTACCACTGTAGCTCTGATAAGCGTCAGCGATGGAGACGCTGGTGAAAATGCCCAAATAGTGTGTCAGTTAAGCGAAGGGGTGCCTTTTGAGTTAAAACCCTCTTTTAGGAAGAACTTCTACTCTGTCATTAGCACCGGGCCGCTGGACAGAGAGACCACACCTGTGTACATTATGACGATAACTGCGCGTGACCTGGGCACGCCCCCTCTGTCCTCCACTACAGAAATTGCAGTACGGTTATCCGATGTAAATGATAACAGCCCACGCTTTTCTGAGAATAATTACATGCTGTATTTACACGAGAACAATGTTCCAGGAACTTCTATATTCTCTGTGAGCGCCACTGATGCAGATGAACAGGAAAACGCAATTGTGTCTTATGCACTGTGGAAGAACCTGCCGGATGATCGTataaatccttttttaaatataaatccaGAAAATGGCATCGTTTACGCGCTAAAAAGTTTTGATTTTGAGACTCTGAAAACCTTTCAGTTTCAAGTGGTCGCTAAAGACTCCGGAACACCGTCTCTAAGCAGCAACGTCACAGTGAAGGTCTTCATTCTGGATCAGAACGACAACGCTCCAGTGATCTTGTCCCCGGTCAGTGCTAACGGTTCGGCTGAAGGTGTGGAGGAGATTCCCCGCAATGTGATCGCAGGTCACTCGGTGGCTAAAGTGCGGGCCTATGACGCTGATATAGGATACAACGCCTGGCTATCGTTCTCACTGCAGCACGCTACAGACGCCAGTCTGTTTGGTTTGGAGCGCTATACAGGGCAGATCAGGACGCTTCGCTCATTCACAGAAACAGACGAGGCGGAGCATAAACTGGTCATCGTGGTAAAAGACAATGGGAACGTTTCACTGTCAGCTACAGCGACTGTGATCATTAAGGCCGTGGAGCCCAAAGAGGCGTTTGCAGCTTCTGACACTAAAAGCGCGGTGCAAACCGAGGAAGAGAACAATGTGACTTTTTATCTGATCATCACACTGAGCTCCGTTTCCGCGCTTTTCCTGCTCAGTATTATCGGTTTGATCGTGATGCAGTGCTCCAAACCTCCTGACTATTCCCCCAAATATTCCCGGGACCCCAATTACGCAGACACGAGCGGGAACGGAACATTGTGCCACAGCATTCAGTACCGGTCCGGAGACAAACGCTACATGCTCGTTGGGCCCAGAATGAGTATCGGTTCTGCTATCGTTCCGGGCAGTAATGCGAACACTTTGGTCCTTGCAGACAGCCGAAGGTCAGCTTCAGAg